In one Lolium rigidum isolate FL_2022 chromosome 3, APGP_CSIRO_Lrig_0.1, whole genome shotgun sequence genomic region, the following are encoded:
- the LOC124700494 gene encoding CLAVATA3/ESR (CLE)-related protein 25-like: MKRPAGSGRRAAAAAAILLGVLVLMSLVVVVEKPSTTAIGGVAIGGRRMLAAGDEGEMRRSLEDFSADDPFQDSERKVPNGPDPIHNRGAGKSGRSPGRA; encoded by the exons ATGAAAAGGCCGGCCGGGtccgggaggcgggcggcggcggcagcagccataTTGTTGGGAGTTCTTGTCTTAATGTCattagtggtggtggtggagaagccgTCTACGACGGCGATCGGCGGCGTGGCGATCGGAGGGAGGAGGATGCTGGCGGCAGGTGACGAAGGTGAGATGAGGAGGTCTCTGGAGGATTTCAGCGCCGATGATCCTTTCCAGGACAGCGAGAGGAAGGTGCCCAATGGCCCTGATCCCATCCACAACAG GGGGGCTGGCAAGTCGGGAAGGTCGCCGGGCCGAGCGTAG